From a region of the Danio aesculapii chromosome 4, fDanAes4.1, whole genome shotgun sequence genome:
- the foxp2 gene encoding forkhead box protein P2 isoform X4 — translation MMSPQVITPQQMQQILQQQVLSPQQLQALLQQQQAVMLQQQHLQEFYKKQQEQLHLQLLQQQHPGKQAKEQQQQQQQLAAQQLVFQQQLLQMQQLQQQQHLLNMQRQGLLSMPPGPGQPTLPGQTLPPAGLSPAELQQLWKDVTASHTMEDNGMKHSGLDLSTTNNSSTTSTSNPKASPPITHHSMSNGQSPALNNNRRESSLHEETAVSHSLYGHGVCKWPGCESICDDFGQFLKHLNSEHALDDRSTAQCRVQMQVVQQLEIQLSKERERLQAMMAHLHMRPSEPKPSPKPLNLVSSVTMSKNLPSISPPNLPQTPTTPTAPITPLSQMPQVPNVLSPANVPSMGAMRRRHTDKYSMALSSEIAPNYEFYKNADVRPPFTYATLIRQAIMESSDMQLTLNEIYSWFTRTFAYFRRNAATWKNAVRHNLSLHKCFVRVENVKGAVWTVDEMEYQKRRSQKITGSPTLVKNLPSSLGYGAALNASLQAALAETTLPLLGNPGLMNSASGMMGASPPVLLSGSPTGLLQGTTHEELNGTLDHLDTNGHSSPGYSPHTHLPPIHVKEEPLNMEDEDCPMSLVTTANHSPELDDDRELEEGNLSEDLE, via the exons ATGATGAGTCCACAGGTGATCACACCCCAACAGATGCAGCAGATCCTTCAACAGCAAGTCCTTTCCCCCCAGCAGCTCCAAGCCCTCTTACAACAACAACAGGCAGTCATGCTGCAGCAG CAACACCTGCAGGAGTTTTATAAGAAACAACAGGAACAACTTCATCTACAGCTTTTGCAGCAACAGCACCCAGGCAAACAAGCAAAAGAG caacagcagcagcagcagcagttggCGGCACAGCAGCTGGTCTTTCAGCAGCAGCTCTTGCAAATGCAGCaactgcagcagcagcagcacctgCTCAACATGCAGAGGCAGGGCCTCCTCTCTATGCCCCCCGGCCCAGGACAGCCCACCCTCCCCGGACAGACTCTGCCGCCAG CTGGTCTGAGCCCCGCTGAACTCCAGCAACTTTGGAAAGACGTCACTGCGAGCCACACCATGGAGGATAATGGGATGAAACACAGCGGCCTGGACCTGAGCACCACCAACAACTCGTCCACTACCTCCACCAGCAACCCCAAAGCTTCTCCACCCATCACTCATCACAGCATGTCCAACGGCCAGTCCCCAGCTCTCAACAACAACCGGAGAGAGAG CTCATTGCATGAAGAGACTGCAGTATCACACTCTCTTTATGGCCACGGAGTGTGCAAATGGCCAGGATGTgaaagtatttgtgatgactttGGACAGTTTTTGAA GCACCTTAACAGTGAACACGCACTGGATGACAGGAGTACTGCCCAGTGCCGAGTACAGATGCAGGTGGTACAACAGCTAGAGATACAG CTTTCTAAAGAACGTGAGCGTCTTCAGGCGATGATGGCACACTTGCACATGAGGCCCTCAGAGCCCAAACCATCACCAAAACCG TTGAATCTGGTCTCCAGTGTCACCATGTCAAAGAACCTCCCGTCCATCTCACCTCCAAACTTACCTCAGACGCCAACCACGCCCACTGCTCCAATCACACCCCTTTCCCAGATGCCCCAGGTGCCCAACGTTCTCAGTCCTGCCAACGTGCCCAGCATGGGTGCCATGCGAAGACGCCACACCGACAAATACTCCATGGCCTTGTCCTCAG AAATCGCCCCAAACTACGAGTTTTACAAGAACGCCGACGTCAGGCCGCCGTTTACTTATGCAACCCTCATCAGGCAG GCTATCATGGAGTCAAGTGACATGCAGCTAACGCTCAACGAAATCTACAGCTGGTTCACGCGCACCTTCGCCTACTTCAGACGCAACGCCGCCACCTGGAAG AACGCAGTGCGACACAACCTCAGCCTGCACAAGTGTTTCGTCCGAGTGGAGAACGTGAAGGGCGCCGTATGGACCGTGGACGAAATGGAATACCAGAAACGCAGGTCACAGAAGATTacagg GAGCCCTACGCTAGTCAAAAACCTGCCATCCAGTCTGGGTTACGGGGCAGCTCTCAACGCCAGCTTACAG GCTGCGTTGGCGGAGACCACTTTGCCGCTTCTGGGTAATCCAGGCTTGATGAACAGCGCGTCAGGTATGATGGGAGCGAGTCCTCCAGTACTGCTGAGCGGCAGCCCGACAGGACTCTTACAGGGAACCACGCATGAGGAGCTCAACGGCACACTAGACCACCTGGACACCAATGGACACAGCAGTCCTGGATACTCCCCACACACCCACCT